The DNA segment ATCAAAGCGAGGGAGCACTTCGCAACCTATACAATATCTGACTCCTGTCAGTACGGATGGCTTCACCTCCactcacctccacacacacacacacacacacccatcccCCCACCGCCCCCTCCGTCCAGCAATTTATCCGACGAGCCGCTAATCCCACTGGCCCAGATTTGGTCCACAGTCTGCTCCACATGATGTTATGTTGTCATCGTCATCCCAACAACTGCACACCCCACCCcgatgccacacacacacacacacacaccactcccAGGCTGCCTGCCTGCATCACGTGACCTCTCTAAGTGTCATGTGACTCAGGAGCTGTTGCACCTGTGACCTACTGTACTCAAcatgccagcagcagcagcgttggAGCTGCTTTGGTCTACAGTATGCATGCACGCCGTGAGTCACCGTGTGTAGGAAAAAAGGGTGGGTTCAttatcctcatcatcatcatcactcgAGGGGAGGCGAGGAAGAACGTGtccgtgtgtatatatattcatattcctCCTATTTTTGTGTGGGATCGTGTGATCAGATGTATGACCGTTCGCATGTGCCGGGATTTTGAGACGACGCCCGCCCTCGGAGCTTTGTGCATCGCCGCGTCGCCATGGCAACAGGTCCCCTCGACGACGACCGGTTCTGACACATCAGAGTAGCCGTCGGGGCTGAGCTTAAAACGCTCACATGCTAGACAAGGAAAAAGACAAGCAGACTAAATATGAGAGCAAATATGTGGAGAAGAGGTGAATGCACGCAAGGACCAAATCAATGGAACAACACAAATATGTGGTTATACAGCTAAAGAAGAccttttaaaacattaataaaccACTATACAAAGAGCAGAGGACATAAAATCAATAGCAAAATCAATATAGAAGAAAGGCAACAAAAATTTAAAGTGTAAGAGAAAACTGCCTGGATGAAAGGTTGTAAGTTTCCGTGATATAGTTTGATACTGGATCCATCGCACTTTAAAAGTGATCTATAAAACCACAAAATCAATTGTGAGACTAACAGGACGATGAAGTACAAATGCTTGAGAAGCACTCTGTCGCTGAAACAGTTTTGCTGTTTGTCTGCCAGCCGCTGACTTCCATGTTACAACAGAGCCGGCTATTCCCTCCCTGGGTGCCTCCAAAGTCTCCACGTGTTTCCCCTCGcttgcgtcttttccttgcgtcCCTCCCACCGGGGatgcatggagagacgcaagtgGGGGAAACTTGGATGCAATTTAAGAGACTTTGGATGCATCCAATCCCCACATCAACACCTCAGTATTTATACCTGCTCTTTTTCCTCACTTCCTTGCCAGATTATCTTTTGTGAAACTCAAAGGCCAGGTCTCACCAGCATTGGCAAAATCCAGTCATTTCGATGGAAGTGTCACGTTCAAATTTGGGCCGTTGACCAATAGCAAGTTGTCTTGACAATACAGATTTTTGTGGGAACAGAGTCCTAAATGGAGGACACTATTGTGGCATATTAGCTGTGTTAAACATTCACTGTATTAATTCTCCACTGTCAAGAGTAGCCTACACAAGTTGCCTACTTCGTTGTAAAAGAGTCCAGAGTTAACGGCACAATAAAGAAACAATAGATTGACCAGCAAAAGCATGCTCCCAACTAGTTAGCTCATTGCCGTTTTGGCCTAGTTTTACTGAGCTTTTCCACTCATCCATATCTGTCATGTAACCTACGGATTCTCTTTCTGAGGCGTTCAGTCTGAATCATTAAACACTCAAGGCGGCCAATTCCAAATTTGCCAATTGTCGGTCTTAATTTGACTCTCGGGGTGTAAAGATCAACAGCTCTGCCAGTTCTGATACAAGTCCACAACTATCAGAGTTAATTTAACACTTTTAGATAGTTCTGAGAAGCTGCCCCCTGAGTCATCTCAGCCGTGTGAGTGAACAAACAACTCGTCAACTCCTGATAATTAACGCTGAAAAATCAACACTTGTTAACGCTGGAAAATGTGCTCTGCTGTTCTGAGCCTGAAGGTTTGTGATACATAATTTTACCAATTTCCATATAATCTATTATAGATCTACTGCATTACATAACAACACACATCCTGAGTGTGTTCATTCCGTTTtctaaccattggaggtcaaatATAAGATTtaacaaagtgcaaaaaaagtCAGCAACTTGCAAACTCAGTCTATATACAGATATGAAACAGTGATTATGGCTTTCCCCAGACTATTATTATGACACCACTGCTGCAGTTTAAGTGTCGGCACACTGTTATTCTAATCAGGTCACTGGATCGTTCCACTTTCTCCTGTTTTTCCAGCCGAGTGATCATTTATTccttcagaataaaacaatCCTTTAAAATCTGCAGCCGTTTTTGAAGTCCGTCCGCTTGACGGCTGTTAACATTCAGCATCCATTCTGCAGATCAGCGCGTAGCAATGCAAGAGGATGCAAGAGGATGTGAGTTTGCACACATCCACAGAGACGAAAAAACTGCAGCGAGCACAAAGAGCGAATTCACGAAAGGAGGACGCacaggagggggaggagaggaaagaagatgggagagtggggggggggtggagagAATAATGATGAAGAcgatgagaggaggagatgaaagaTGGGATGATGCTGCTGACGATGATGAGACTAAAGTAGCAGTTTGGGGGAATAACAAGAAAACAAGGGGAGTTGAAAGAAGAGAAGTTTTACGATGGCTTCCTCCAGGAAAATTGCTCCAGGTCCACATCGCAGTAAATCATGTCACCGGACTACATCCTGTCTGTTCTCAACTTCTCACCGGCCTGAAGGCGATAAACGGCCCTGCTGCCTTATTGGAAACAGATGTTGTgaatgggagagagagacaaagagagacatgCTTGGAAAAGTTGGATCAGTGGGCCAATGAGATCAATCGGAATGCTACTGGTTTCAGTGTCTGCCAATACGCTGTGCTCTTCCAAAACAAATTGGAAACCACATCTATAATCTGTTTCCTATGATCTCAACCGTGCTAGAAAAGTCTGATGTGTTTTCACCTTTCTCTGCTGTTTGGTTTGTTCTGCTTGGCTTTTCATGCACGAGGAACTGGTGTTATCAATGTCAACATCTAGCTGTGCTTAATACTGTATACTACACATACATGTCTGAATATAACCTTGATATAATAACCTGAATATAACCTTACAGTAGGTTGTTATGTCCTTTCCTGCACTGGTTTGAACTTTAACTAGATATTTTTGGAAGAGAACTTTCTAGATGTTATGGTTCAAATAGCATTGCtctaaagcaaaaataaataaataaaataaaacacttatAACACACCAATATACTGAACCTACTGTATTTTAGAGAAGATCTCAGCATTTTTTGTAATCTAATTTTATTGCttttaaagatatgcattgaaaattataatccaaaaaattacataatttaaaacaaaacattatttgaaaaagacaaaacaataattataataataataaataaataataaatagatgaataaataaataaaataaaagtattacCAATAATGATATTAACAAATACCccccaaataaataaacaaataaattaaattaaattacatacAATGacataaaatagaatagaatagaataaataaatacatataaataaaagtatgaatttaaactttaattttgggccttttttttttttttaagagatgTCTAAttgtttctgatgttgtttgtACACTTGTTTCTCCTACTGTGCTCTCATGTCTCTCTGGTAAAACAGATCTCAATGGCACCTGACTAAATAAAGCTTCTAAAAACAAACTGCATccacatgtactgtacacaACAGACATTGTCTTCCGTGTTCCAACCTTGTCCAGCCTGTTTAATCCACAGCGAGGGAACGGATCACTCCCTCTTAATCCAATCAACATGGACTCTCACATGAGGAGCTCACACTTAACCTCGCAGGAGGAGACGTTAGTCTGAAAATCACTGAAGTgtcactatatatatacagatttgTGTTAATAGTCATTAAACTCACATTAAAGAAAGTTCAAACACTTTAAGAAAAGTCTGGAAAACATATGCAGTGATGGATTATTTTGAAAGGGAAATCTTTAGGTTGCTCCTGTCTTAACCTTTAAAagccttaacacacacacacacacacacacacatacacacacacagacacagacaaagAAACCCAACATACTGCAGGGGCTACATGCCTTTTCGTTTACTGCAGCTTGTTTGCACAGTGTGACACTAACCAACAACACAGAGCATAGTTACACTCAACACGTGATCATGCGTAATTGCGCAAGTGCCAAACTGACCCATGATGTCCAAATCTAACAGTCTGGAGATGAGATCTTTCAAAGGATAGATTATATTACTATTACCTGACTGCAATCAATGCAGAGAGAAGAGGTGAAAGTCAACATTTTTCCGCTTGAGCCTTTAAACTGTTTAGCAGATAGACATGCAAATTGGAGTCACGCGCAGTGCGTAAAAGTAGAAAAGGGTCGCAGCAGCTGCTGGAAGAAGAGCATCAAGAAAGGGAACAAAAAGAAtcagtttcttcttctgttgagAGGAAAGTAAAACAGACACAGAAGTTAGAGAACAGCTCACTTACCCATTTTGCAGCTGGCCCTGAGAAAAAATGTGGCGAAGCTCCAAGCTGATGTCCACAGGTTGTTTGGAATTTCGAGGGGGGGCTGCATACAAACAACTGGACGTCCCGTCTCGGGCTCAGGGGGGACGGcgggggtggagggggagggCTGACGTCACGGCTGGGTCCGGAGATGGATCAGACTCCACTAATCCGCTCCAAGTGTCCTCATTGGTTCTCCAGGCGTTAttaaagaaaaaggaaaggatGCAAAAAACAAACCACTTAATGTAATTATTTAGATGCATTGTTAACCAAACTATAGGGTTATTTATAAcatcagtccttcatgctggtagccatcaggctccacaaccaagcctgacccccatatgagaactattaggactttaagaacccatagaacccatttacattcacatatcttgaggtcagaggtcaagggacccctttgaaaatggccaaggcagcttttcctcaccaaaatttagctcaagtttggagcgttatttagcctccttcacaacaagctagttaggttttctagtttcatgataccagtatcttcactctaactttaaaactgagccacaacctaaaaatcacaagttgcgttaatgcattaaaagaaTTAGTGGCTCTAAAACGAAATTGCTTCGACAGCCCTATTTTCAATATATAGTATAGTTAAATTCCagtacatttcagagggagatattgtactttttactccacgaCATTAATTGGCAGCGATAGTTACTGGTTACCGATTAGATTTCATATTAAAAAACATGCTGATCttataaatattagggctgccccctcttagtcgactaaacggttgttttggtcttcatCGACTATGATTTCTTAGATCGATTAGGTCAATtaagtcaattaattgattagtcgacaaaatcgtacgaATGTTAGTTGACTAAGTATTTCTgtagtcgaggacagccctaataaatacacTGCATAGTTTaagattaaaccagtggtttccaaccttcTGTACTTTCATGTTCAAgtagattttgaatgcaggacttttactgtcatgaagtatttttacattgttgttttgatagttttactTAAATGAAGTATCAGAGTACCCCTTTCTTTACACTTCCTTTATCAAGTGcaaaaatgtttcattttattaCAATATTTTGGATGTAGAAATGTACAGCCCAAAAGCTTAATCGCAGTAATATAATTAAGAACCAGACCAGAAAGAGGTAAATAAGAAATCAGCACTGACAAATCcagactttattataaacagaatttatattaaaatacatatccttcagtctaaaaaaaaaaaagggtgctGGGTGGTGGCACAAGATAAAAGAGAATAGTCGACGTCCCTCCTGAGAAACCACACGAGTGGCTTTGAAGCCGATGAAATGTCAGAATCAGAGAGGCGCGGTTtagaagcaacaacaacaaatcacTCTTCGTGTATGTTGAGAAGTGGAATATCAGACGCAGCCATGCGGGAGCGCCTCTAAATTTGAAACAGAGGAAACGGgggttgaaaatgtttttgtggTTAAACTAAGTTGACAGGCATAAGAGGAGCTACTGCAGCATGTAACATCGCCGAGCTGGAGGGTAAACAGAGAGAGATTAGGGGGAAACACGCAGGCACATGTTTGAATATATTTACATCACCTACAGGAGCAGTTTTACTGTACCTCAGCTGACACTCTTTTTTATTCTTGGTGCTTTTCAGTTTTTTGTCCTGAATTCTAGCAAATACAACGGtggaaggacaaaaaaaaaacgtagtGCTCGAGTTAAAAATAACTTTCGGTAAAAAATCCAACAATATTTGTAGCATCAAAATCACAAGTTTTCATTTAGAGCAGCAGCTGACAGGTCAGTGACATTCGCGCCCGGCTAAGCAGAAGCTCAGCtaattaatgcaacttttttcTGTGCTTAAAATAACTTGTAACCCTCAGCGAACCCACACCATTAGTTCTACATCAGCAGCGTCGACAGCCACAATCCATTACGCGACAAAGCTGCTGTCTCACCAAGAGATCAGAGGAGGGATTTCCTCCAACTCAAAACAGTTTACAGCCTTCACAGTTTCAGCGGGATAACGGGCCAGTACTTGGGCTGTTTGAGGTCACAGTTTCTGTCGAAATTGAGCTGCATCGCCGCCTCCATGGCCATGATCTTGGCCGCGTCCTTGCCGAATAGCTTCTTCATCTCAGCCCCACGTCTCGCGCCGGGTCGCTCCGCGGGAGGGGCTGCGCTGCTTCGCCAGGAGGCGCCGCGCATGTCCTGGTCGGCCGGGACGTAGCTTTCGTGCTGCTCGGcctccatctgctgctgcttctctgcAAGGACAAGAAATCTGATTATTTTCAGACACATAGCAGCCAGTCTCTTCACCTTATACTAACTATATCTGATTACATCCCTAAGCTGATGTACTGGTACATTAATGGAGATGGGAGAAGAAACAAATTGGCATTTCTCTTACTCAGCTCCTCTTTGTGTTTCTCCGTCTGGGCGAAGTACTGCCGAAGCTCCTCGCTGATCTCCATGTTGCTGACATCACATTCGATCTCGCTGTCCGAGCTGCTCTCCTCGTCCCCGTCGTCGCTGTCGCCCTCTCCTGCGTTCCAGTCTGCGTAGCGCTGCTGCTGGTGACTGCTGGGACGATGCTCCTGGCTGTAAGCGTGGCCGTAGGCAGCCTCCAAGGCCTTCCGGTAGGCTCGCTTGTGTCTCTGGTGCCAGGCCATAGCCTGCTCGTAGTGCTGCCAGTAGCGGTTGTACACAGGGCTGGAAAACAAGGACTTCACAGTGCTGATGTCCTCCTACCAATGAGACGGATCAGTACAGTTTTTATGCTTGATTTCATATTATTCAATGTGTTTGTTCCATAATTTATTGGGAGTAACATcaggtgtacagaaacatacaaatagagcacaaatgtaaatgattgtccctccatattttggtatttttcccccaaagccccctcccacccaacccacagaaagaaaataagaaaaaaaattaaattgaataaataataaaaataaagtacacattaacagtaataataattataggataaatcccaaactacagataaaataggcTGATAAACTTTACCATGTACAAATGAACAATTTAACGGATTGTGgtcatttctgtttacataaATCAAACTTTGTTACGTCATACAATTTAGCTGATGGAGAGAAATACATCTCATATGCCATAAGTCCATTAAGTCTGCCCAAATATACTACATTCAAATAAAATTAAAGCATAtactacaaaaaatacaaaatacaagtttattttaattctataaattattcagtgttttcatttaaattaatgtaaatttatacttaaaaagaccaaaaaaataattatatatattgtcaCTAAACTGCACATGACATGTTGACCATTTGAACCATGAATGCATTGAATCAAAGAGAGCAGAGATGTGCAAATGTGCCACTTCCTGAGGACACAACTCTGCACACCTGAATATTCCTACACCCAAACAGGTCCTTAAACGCCTCAGTAaaagctcctctctgctgcagtaACATCATGACCACCAGTACAGCTTTAGAGAGCAAACTAAACACGGTAAGAGTTCACCTTCTCGGCTGCCTTACCATGACTGAAGAAGCCTGCAGTGGAGTGAATCTTCCTGCTGAAGTATAAAGTGTATTTACAATACTGAACGCCTCTTTATTAGCAACCCTTTACCAAGCCATGTGATGTCTACTTGTTTAGCAGCTCATGGTGCTTCCTGTGAGACAAATTACCCAGAAGCCTTTGAGACACTGCAAAATAGTCAGTGGCTCCACCTTGTGGATGTAGAAGGgaatatacatacacatatacatatatacatctAGCCTCtttcaatgccaaacacacaaccattatccacatcacacacacacacacacacatacacacattcttcaacctgcttttatccccttgtgttgtttttgttttgtttttgtactttgttatttgtctttctctgtataatgtattttttttatatatatatgtccctGCATATGTCTTCAcatgttttgtaatcactttataacacaataaaaaaaagaaatagcttTAAAGGGTGAAACATGTGTCATTATACAGTTGTAATAAATGGGAGTTGTAGTTTAATACAATTgcctttttttcaaatggaaattgATTTTAATTGTGAGGTTTTAATATCTTACATTTAACCATTTTGGCAGTTTTTAAAAGCATGTCTAATAATAAAAGACCTTGCTTTCTTGGTGCATAGTTTTAGCCTTTAGTTTGCAGTACTGTTCATATCAGTGCCTACCTCTGATGTACAaaattaattatgttttttttctgtctgattTAGGGTGAAGCTGTCAACATGTTCGAACACGCCATGAGGGTCAAAGGTGAATCTCTAAATGTGTCTAAATTAAGTTTTCTTATGTAATTTGGCTGCACATGTACAccattgtttttattctaaaatgctgttttcattaTCAGTGTATTGCACTTTGTTCTTGATTCTGTAGCTAAACATTTTGTAAAACCACCACATATTTGTACTTCTGGTTTTAGGTTTTGAATTAACATTATGGGAGCAAGGACATTGTGATATTTCaggaaggaggggggggagtGTTTGAGTGCTGTGAGACATGTTTGACTGTATATCTGGGTCATGCTGTGGCTTGAGGCTTCAAAGCTTTTAGAGGAAATGCAAAAAGACAGATGTGCCTTTTCAAAatacatctcctcctcctctgatgtTTGAATGGACGAGTTAACACAATAGAATAAGTCTTTTCTCGTTTCTAGAACATGGATTTTCTGAAGCATATCATGTATTACTCCCTTGAATACTACCTCAGATTGATGTGTAAATAGTCCGTGTATGCATTAGTACACCCAGTGCATCGTGGATAATAATTCATCATGTATTTCAAAATTGTCCAGGTATACAATGACCTTCTTCTTtcatttacagctaaactaAAGGGATATGAAATACCATGGATAATGAATggtaaatataattttttatatatatatctactatTGCATGATGGGTAGTTTCACATTTTATACCTGCTCTTAAttcttatatttatatattctaaTATTATTTTGGTAATTTATTCTATAAATCTGTAATGATGGTGTGAATGTGTTGGTGACTGTTATACTAAAGTTACCAACaccatatatttatatttgggCACAatgataaaacatatttattattcatcttTTATACATATCTTTAATATTTGTTAATCATAGTGCTGCCGTGCAATTTTACAATtgaaataatattaatgttcaGTCATTTCCTGCACAAACACTAATAAGAAAACACTttgtatgtatattatatttaaatattttacgtCTTTTAGAGTGTCCATTGTAGTTGAAAATGTCACAGTGATTGGTGATGCATGTATTGATACCAGGAGTATCAATATTCAAAGAGATTATAGGTCATACAGTACAATGATGTACAGTATCTACTGCTCCCCCTGCTGGTGGGCCTCATTGTTATTGTGGTGTCTATGCAAACCACATTATTGATTCTttacagcagtggttcccaacttttttctttaaaggacCCCTTCTCTGTCATTGAGTAAACCCCTGACTACGtgacgcaataactgcaggtagtttgtgtaaaacgagcgatttggATGGAGCAGATTATTTTCTGTGAATATTTTCCTCATTAACTTTGAATACAATTCTCTCTGTAATGACGGAACCTGCCAATATCAAAAGTAgattaataagtaaataaataaataactcaatcaataaataatgtcattaaatgtaggaaaaataatatttaaaataaatatagccattaattaattgatcaaatgtgacataaattgacatttctgttttaatttgcttctttatttatttatctttgtattaattccataatttatttactcttctgtttaattttgccttttatttttttaggtatttatttgaattaattattaaatgtaataatttatttttgtttttattttgtatttattcattcatttatttttgcatttattatttatctatttgtttatttatttatttatgcaccttttctatttattttcaattcatttttaaattgatttatttatgcatgattaacttctttgcatttcactccttattcatttccccaaacttattaaTGTctgtacatttctttttacatttctctaTGCATAGAGAAATATGTACATgtaatacagtatgtatttttttttttttaacaaatttgcatacttaataggcttagACAAATAGACAAATTCAGTGATTTCTTCTCCCCGacacttggccattgttctatgaGCTCTTTTgctgttttaactgcgtacttttctaatgcaggacgaggctgttttaagttgtcttacaccccttaaaatcaaaaaGGCTTCTCTGTATCGTATTTGGCTCTTTGCTTTCTAATAGTTAGGCTCCAGAAGTATAACCCATTATTATTTGACACCATCACCAACATTGCAAACAAGCAAGAGTGAGCAGCGCAGAGGAAAAGCCACAACCCCCAGAATACGAGCTGTTATTGACGCAGTAGTTTCTCTTATGTACTTCTCTTCCTTCCTTTTCTTGTCAGAGTAGCTGCTTGTTAAATAACTTTGAGCACCATTTATTTCTCTGTGGCCGGTATAGTAGATGGTGTTCAGCGTCTTCTTGCTGCATTATTAAAtaagtaattaaataaatatattatcaatatcacaaaaatacaaattagACTGCTTTATACACACATGATTTTTATGACTGTGGTGCAGGAACACTTGACCAAGTTTCATCCTCCAGTCACTTGAATGTGTTTCAGCATTTAAACCGGAAACTGAAAAGTCATTGTTGGTGTGCATCT comes from the Sebastes fasciatus isolate fSebFas1 chromosome 24, fSebFas1.pri, whole genome shotgun sequence genome and includes:
- the gemin8 gene encoding gem-associated protein 8, with amino-acid sequence MEDISTVKSLFSSPVYNRYWQHYEQAMAWHQRHKRAYRKALEAAYGHAYSQEHRPSSHQQQRYADWNAGEGDSDDGDEESSSDSEIECDVSNMEISEELRQYFAQTEKHKEELKKQQQMEAEQHESYVPADQDMRGASWRSSAAPPAERPGARRGAEMKKLFGKDAAKIMAMEAAMQLNFDRNCDLKQPKYWPVIPLKL